The following are from one region of the Amycolatopsis sp. QT-25 genome:
- a CDS encoding QsdR family transcriptional regulator: MNPAAEDIVRTAARWIDRGLRVDTSAFAQDLGISRSTLFRRVGNREDLLGDALYYLSERTLTAAVRTWEREEGDVVRNAAGELRCLSIMREYRSALAASAGFRRFLDDEPVLAIRLLTDPDGRVQPRVIAAHVELLRRDVEDGGFLPAVGLDSLCYAIVRLGEAFLYSDVLASRTPDLEAASTLLGALVEGRVPSRTL; encoded by the coding sequence GTGAATCCCGCAGCCGAGGACATAGTCCGCACAGCGGCCCGGTGGATCGATCGCGGCCTCCGCGTCGACACCTCCGCTTTCGCCCAGGACCTCGGCATCTCGCGCAGTACCCTGTTCCGCCGCGTCGGCAACCGGGAAGACCTGCTCGGTGATGCCCTCTACTACCTGTCCGAGCGCACCCTGACGGCCGCCGTGCGCACCTGGGAGCGCGAAGAGGGCGACGTGGTGCGCAACGCGGCCGGTGAACTGCGCTGTCTGTCGATCATGCGCGAGTACCGGTCCGCTCTGGCGGCGAGCGCCGGCTTCCGGCGCTTTCTCGACGACGAGCCGGTGCTGGCGATCCGGCTGCTCACCGACCCGGACGGACGCGTCCAGCCGAGGGTGATCGCGGCCCACGTCGAGCTGCTTCGCCGCGACGTCGAGGATGGCGGCTTTCTGCCCGCGGTCGGCCTGGACAGCCTCTGTTACGCCATCGTGCGGCTGGGAGAGGCGTTCCTGTACTCCGACGTCCTCGCCTCCCGGACCCCCGATCTCGAAGCGGCGTCGACACTGCTCGGAGCCCTCGTGGAAGGACGGGTGCCGAGCAGAACCTTGTGA
- a CDS encoding alpha/beta hydrolase, translating to MRSTTRILCGLATVAALTIAPTAYAAENPYERGPDPTESSIEASRGSFAVSQTSVSSLAVTGFGGGTIHYPTSTAQGTFGAVAISPGFTATQSSIAWIGPRLASQGFVVFTIDTTTIYDQPDSRGDQLLAALDYLTQRSTVRSRVDTTRLAVAGHSMGGGGSLEAAQDRPSLQAAVPLAAWNTQKSWSSLRVPTFVIGGESDSVAPVASHSIPFYTSIPASSEKAYMELDNASHFFPNTANTTMAKYTISWLKRFVDNDTRYERFLCPAPDDRTISDYRDTCPHA from the coding sequence ATGCGTAGTACGACCCGGATCCTTTGTGGACTGGCCACCGTCGCGGCACTCACTATCGCTCCCACGGCCTACGCCGCCGAGAATCCCTACGAACGGGGCCCGGACCCGACGGAGAGCAGCATCGAAGCCTCCCGTGGCTCGTTCGCGGTGTCGCAGACCTCCGTTTCGAGCCTGGCCGTCACCGGATTTGGCGGCGGCACCATCCACTACCCCACCAGCACCGCCCAGGGCACGTTCGGCGCGGTCGCCATCTCGCCGGGATTCACCGCGACCCAGTCGAGTATCGCGTGGATCGGCCCGCGGCTGGCGTCGCAGGGCTTCGTGGTGTTCACGATCGACACCACCACGATCTACGACCAGCCCGACAGCCGCGGTGACCAGCTGCTGGCCGCGCTCGACTACCTGACCCAGCGCAGCACGGTCCGCTCCCGCGTCGACACCACCCGGCTCGCGGTGGCGGGCCACTCGATGGGCGGCGGCGGTTCGCTCGAAGCGGCACAGGACCGGCCTTCGCTGCAGGCGGCGGTGCCGCTCGCGGCATGGAACACCCAGAAGTCGTGGTCCTCACTGCGGGTGCCGACGTTCGTCATCGGCGGCGAATCCGATTCGGTCGCGCCGGTCGCGTCGCATTCGATCCCGTTCTACACCAGCATTCCCGCTTCGTCGGAGAAGGCGTACATGGAACTGGACAACGCGAGCCACTTCTTCCCGAACACCGCGAACACGACCATGGCCAAGTACACGATCTCGTGGCTGAAGCGGTTCGTGGACAACGACACCCGCTACGAGCGGTTCCTCTGCCCCGCCCCGGACGACCGCACGATCAGCGACTACCGGGACACGTGTCCGCACGCCTGA
- a CDS encoding ABC transporter ATP-binding protein, translated as MSGVSVTFGGLVALSDVSLSVAPGRVLGVIGPNGAGKTTLFNVACGFVRPDAGTLAWRGTELRRLRPHHLAGLGIARSLQELGLFDRMTVLENVLVGAGRHAKSGFWTSLLGMTKTEKALTERAMARLTEFGIADLAQRSPVGLPYPVRKRIALARALAAEPDLLLLDEPAGGLSSAEIDEVGALVRGSTERMSVLLVEHHMDLVMGVCDEIVVLDFGRVIAHGTPDQIRADPAVQAAYLGEEVADADR; from the coding sequence ATGTCCGGCGTGTCGGTGACCTTCGGTGGTCTCGTCGCGCTGTCGGACGTCTCCCTGAGCGTCGCACCCGGCCGGGTGCTCGGCGTGATCGGCCCGAACGGGGCGGGCAAGACCACGCTGTTCAACGTCGCGTGCGGTTTCGTCCGCCCGGACGCCGGCACGCTGGCCTGGCGCGGCACGGAACTGCGGCGGTTGCGTCCGCATCACCTCGCCGGCCTCGGCATCGCCCGCAGCCTGCAGGAGCTCGGCCTGTTCGACCGGATGACCGTGCTGGAGAACGTGCTCGTGGGCGCGGGAAGGCATGCGAAATCCGGCTTCTGGACTTCGTTGCTGGGCATGACGAAGACCGAGAAGGCACTGACCGAGCGGGCGATGGCGCGGTTGACCGAGTTCGGCATCGCCGACCTGGCGCAGCGTTCTCCCGTCGGTCTCCCCTATCCGGTACGGAAAAGGATCGCGCTGGCGCGAGCGCTGGCGGCCGAACCGGATCTGCTGCTGCTGGACGAACCGGCGGGCGGCCTGTCGTCGGCGGAGATCGACGAGGTCGGCGCACTGGTTCGCGGGTCGACCGAACGCATGTCGGTGCTGCTCGTGGAGCACCACATGGATCTGGTGATGGGCGTCTGCGACGAGATCGTGGTGCTGGACTTCGGCAGGGTCATCGCTCACGGGACACCGGACCAGATCCGCGCGGATCCGGCGGTCCAGGCCGCCTACCTCGGCGAGGAGGTGGCCGATGCTGACCGTTGA
- a CDS encoding ABC transporter ATP-binding protein → MLTVEHLSASYGPVRALDSVSLSAAEGEITAVLGANGAGKTTLLRTISGLVRPTGGKVSLAGRDLRRLSTEDLPALGLAHVPEGRGVLAQLTVEENLRLGALGARGRAKAADLRRIYDLFPALADRKNGLAHVLSGGERQMLVIGRALLSRPKVLLLDEPSLGLAPRIVARIFGLLRGLVHDEGLAVVLVEQNARSALSIADHGVVLNLGEVVVRRDAAALVADDGLRHAYLGF, encoded by the coding sequence ATGCTGACCGTTGAGCACCTTTCGGCGAGCTACGGCCCGGTGCGCGCGCTCGATTCCGTGAGTCTTTCGGCCGCGGAAGGCGAGATCACCGCGGTGCTCGGCGCGAACGGCGCGGGCAAGACCACCTTGCTGCGGACCATCTCCGGGCTCGTCCGGCCGACAGGTGGCAAGGTGTCGCTCGCGGGACGGGATCTGCGAAGACTGTCCACAGAGGACCTTCCGGCGCTCGGGCTCGCGCATGTGCCCGAAGGCCGCGGTGTACTGGCCCAACTGACCGTCGAAGAGAACCTGCGCCTCGGCGCGCTCGGGGCCCGCGGCCGCGCGAAGGCGGCCGATCTCCGCCGGATCTACGACCTCTTCCCGGCGCTCGCCGACCGCAAGAACGGTCTCGCGCACGTCCTTTCCGGCGGGGAACGGCAGATGCTGGTCATCGGCCGCGCACTGCTTTCCCGGCCGAAGGTGCTGCTGCTCGACGAGCCGTCACTGGGGCTCGCGCCCCGCATCGTGGCGCGGATCTTCGGCCTGCTGCGCGGCCTCGTCCACGACGAAGGACTGGCCGTCGTCCTGGTCGAACAGAACGCGCGCAGCGCGTTGTCCATCGCCGACCACGGCGTCGTGCTCAACCTCGGCGAGGTCGTCGTCCGGCGCGACGCGGCCGCGCTCGTCGCGGACGACGGCCTCCGGCACGCCTACCTCGGATTCTGA
- a CDS encoding branched-chain amino acid ABC transporter permease → MQQLLTTALTGLTLGAVYAAFALALVLIWRATRIVNFAQAPMAVITTYLALVLIDAGWSYWAGFAVALVSGLVLGALVERFVVRFVDGKAELNAVILTLGLFIVLHALAALVFGSRYRSFPAPFGLTGFRVGDTTIALTGFGVFTIAAVGVVLIGLVVLFRGTDLGLRMRAAAFDREVARLLGVRVGRMLTLGWALAALTGSLSGLLIAGGGLVHPSYLDGVVVYGFVAAVLGGLDSPAGAVVGGVVLGLSLSLVSGYVGAELVPLAALVLLMVVLLLKPGGLFAGVRERRV, encoded by the coding sequence GTGCAGCAACTGCTCACCACCGCGCTCACCGGCCTGACACTGGGCGCGGTGTACGCCGCGTTCGCGCTGGCGCTGGTGCTGATCTGGCGGGCGACGCGGATCGTGAACTTCGCGCAGGCGCCGATGGCGGTGATCACCACCTACCTGGCGCTGGTCCTGATCGACGCGGGCTGGTCGTACTGGGCCGGTTTCGCCGTGGCCCTGGTCTCGGGCCTCGTGCTCGGCGCGCTGGTGGAACGGTTCGTCGTCCGGTTCGTCGACGGCAAGGCCGAGCTCAACGCCGTGATCCTCACCCTGGGGTTGTTCATCGTGCTGCACGCGCTGGCGGCACTGGTGTTCGGCTCACGGTACCGGTCGTTCCCGGCGCCGTTCGGGCTCACCGGGTTCCGGGTCGGCGACACGACGATCGCGCTGACCGGGTTCGGGGTGTTCACCATCGCCGCCGTCGGCGTGGTGCTGATCGGGCTCGTGGTGCTGTTCCGCGGTACCGATCTGGGCCTGCGGATGCGGGCGGCGGCGTTCGACCGGGAAGTGGCCCGCCTGCTCGGTGTGCGGGTCGGGCGGATGCTCACCCTCGGCTGGGCGCTGGCCGCGCTCACCGGTTCGCTGTCGGGCTTGCTGATCGCCGGCGGCGGGCTCGTCCATCCGTCCTATCTGGACGGCGTGGTGGTGTACGGCTTCGTCGCCGCGGTGCTCGGCGGGCTGGACAGCCCGGCCGGCGCGGTCGTCGGCGGCGTCGTCCTCGGCCTGTCGTTGAGCCTGGTGAGCGGCTACGTCGGCGCGGAACTGGTACCGCTCGCCGCGCTGGTGCTGCTCATGGTGGTGCTGCTGCTCAAACCCGGCGGCCTGTTCGCCGGCGTCCGTGAACGGAGGGTCTGA
- a CDS encoding branched-chain amino acid ABC transporter permease: MLRGHLLGALAALVVVVLVLENSGPFLTAQFTTMAYLAIAAGGLTVLTGLNGQLSLGHGALMAVGAYSTALLLKSAVLPLPVILLLAMVITLAVGALVGVAAARLHGPYLAGATLALAVAVPGIPLFFGEALGGEQGLPVRMPDIPGPLADAAYFVTGQDLTSIRYLAYLSWLTVVLVFVLLANLSRGRVGRDWRAVRDQDVAAELAGIDLGRTRVRAFVVSAGCAGLAGALMALSARLAAPSGFALTLSLLLVSAVVLGGLGSLTGALAGAALLTFLPPLVTGAGTDLGLSDVRAAQLAPLSYGLVTVLIVLLAPAGLAGGLRKLIHRRRTS, translated from the coding sequence TTGCTGCGCGGTCATCTGCTGGGCGCGCTCGCCGCGCTGGTCGTCGTCGTCCTCGTCCTGGAGAATTCCGGGCCGTTCCTCACCGCGCAATTCACCACGATGGCGTACCTCGCCATCGCGGCGGGCGGTCTGACCGTCCTCACCGGACTCAACGGGCAGCTCTCGCTCGGGCATGGCGCGTTGATGGCCGTCGGCGCGTACTCGACGGCGCTCCTGCTGAAGTCGGCGGTCTTGCCGCTGCCGGTGATCCTGCTGCTGGCGATGGTGATCACGCTCGCCGTCGGGGCGCTGGTGGGGGTCGCCGCGGCCAGGCTGCACGGACCGTATCTCGCCGGGGCGACACTGGCGCTCGCCGTCGCCGTGCCCGGCATCCCGTTGTTCTTCGGCGAGGCGCTCGGCGGCGAGCAGGGCTTGCCCGTGCGCATGCCGGACATACCCGGCCCGCTGGCCGACGCCGCGTACTTCGTCACCGGCCAGGATCTCACGTCGATTCGTTATCTCGCTTACCTTTCGTGGCTCACGGTGGTCCTCGTGTTCGTCCTGCTGGCGAACCTCTCCCGCGGCCGCGTCGGACGTGATTGGCGAGCGGTGCGCGACCAGGACGTGGCCGCCGAACTGGCCGGGATCGACCTCGGCCGCACGCGGGTGCGGGCGTTCGTCGTCAGCGCGGGATGCGCGGGCCTGGCCGGAGCGTTGATGGCGTTGTCGGCGCGGCTGGCGGCGCCGAGCGGGTTCGCGCTGACGTTGTCGCTGCTGCTCGTGTCCGCGGTGGTGCTCGGCGGTCTCGGGAGCCTCACCGGGGCACTCGCCGGTGCCGCGCTGCTGACCTTCCTGCCGCCGCTGGTGACCGGCGCGGGCACGGATCTCGGCCTCTCCGACGTGCGGGCCGCGCAGCTGGCGCCGTTGAGCTACGGCCTGGTCACCGTCCTGATCGTGCTGCTCGCCCCCGCCGGCCTCGCCGGGGGGCTGCGGAAACTCATCCACCGGAGGAGAACTTCATGA
- a CDS encoding ABC transporter substrate-binding protein, whose amino-acid sequence MKRWTKAVAVLVAVTVTAACGAGGRPEGEQRGSTVGVTDTTIKIGAHFPLTGVAAPGYSEIPSGHQAYYDYVNANGGVNGREIEFVVKDDGYNPTNTGAVTNELVLKDEIFAMVGGLGTPTHSAVVDFLNTSKVPDLFVSSGSLRWGDDPQKAPVTFGWQPDYEIEGKIVGDWVRKNLPNAKVGLFLQDDDFGRDGEKGARRYLGDQIVEVAKYSPGNTDIAPQIAKLKAAGVDLVLGFTVPSYTALSQLASLKIGFKPKWFYSNVGSDPALVGSLLARFSEGKVANGASLIDGVVTTEYLPGVDAPDNAWTKLWQNVWKAHGKDGDLTNYRIYGMAQAYTFVQTLQAAGKDLTRERVVEVIQQSGKGFEGPGLAPFRYSADSHLGISGMSVVELKGGVAKDLTPVLVTDLGEAPIKADNSAANDAPPPNGIPGG is encoded by the coding sequence ATGAAACGCTGGACCAAGGCCGTGGCCGTCCTCGTGGCCGTCACGGTCACCGCGGCCTGCGGCGCGGGCGGCAGACCCGAGGGCGAGCAGCGGGGTTCGACGGTCGGTGTCACCGACACGACCATCAAGATCGGCGCGCATTTCCCGCTGACCGGGGTCGCCGCGCCGGGCTACAGCGAGATTCCGAGCGGGCATCAGGCCTACTACGACTACGTGAACGCGAACGGCGGCGTCAACGGCCGCGAGATCGAGTTCGTGGTGAAGGACGACGGCTACAACCCCACCAACACCGGCGCCGTCACCAACGAACTGGTGCTCAAGGACGAGATCTTCGCCATGGTCGGTGGCCTCGGCACACCGACGCACAGCGCCGTCGTCGACTTCCTGAACACCTCGAAGGTGCCGGACCTGTTCGTGTCGTCGGGTTCGCTGCGCTGGGGCGACGATCCCCAGAAGGCGCCAGTCACCTTCGGCTGGCAGCCGGACTACGAGATCGAAGGCAAGATCGTCGGCGACTGGGTGCGGAAGAACCTGCCGAACGCCAAGGTCGGCCTGTTCCTCCAGGACGACGACTTCGGCCGCGACGGCGAGAAGGGCGCCCGGCGGTACCTCGGCGACCAGATCGTGGAGGTCGCGAAGTACTCCCCTGGCAACACCGACATCGCTCCGCAGATCGCTAAACTCAAGGCCGCGGGCGTGGATCTGGTGCTGGGCTTCACCGTCCCGTCGTACACCGCGCTGTCACAGCTCGCATCGCTGAAGATCGGGTTCAAGCCGAAGTGGTTCTACAGCAACGTCGGCTCCGATCCGGCACTCGTCGGTTCGCTGCTCGCGCGGTTCTCCGAAGGCAAGGTGGCCAACGGCGCGTCACTCATCGACGGCGTCGTCACCACCGAGTACCTGCCGGGTGTCGACGCGCCGGACAACGCGTGGACGAAGCTGTGGCAGAACGTCTGGAAGGCGCACGGCAAGGACGGCGACCTGACGAACTACCGCATCTACGGGATGGCGCAGGCGTACACGTTCGTCCAAACGTTGCAGGCGGCCGGAAAAGACCTGACGCGGGAACGTGTCGTCGAGGTGATCCAGCAGTCCGGGAAGGGGTTCGAAGGCCCGGGGCTGGCGCCGTTCCGCTACTCCGCCGACAGCCACCTCGGCATCTCCGGTATGTCGGTGGTCGAGCTCAAGGGAGGCGTCGCCAAGGACCTGACGCCGGTACTGGTGACCGACCTCGGCGAGGCACCCATCAAGGCGGACAACTCCGCGGCGAACGACGCGCCGCCGCCCAACGGGATCCCCGGCGGCTGA
- the fahA gene encoding fumarylacetoacetase codes for MTTIDIPAGSLFGIDNLPYGMFSVDGASPRVGVRVGDSVLDLAVALGDDVFAAPTLNPFMAQGHDRWVAVRERIRDLVDGEVPGDAVHAIERVTLHLPIEVADYVDFYASEHHASNVGRLFRPDAEPLLPNWKHLPVGYHGRSGTVLASGTDIVRPSGQRKAPADRAPVFGPSTRLDIEAEMGFIVGTGTPLNAPITPDAFPRHVFGAVLLNDWSARDIQAWEYVPLGPHLGKSFATSISPWVVPILALEAARVPLPGQTDPEPLPYLRESDSWGLDIDLVVEWNGEEVSRPPFREMYWSPAQMLAHLTVNGASSRTGDLYGSGTISGPEKRQRGAFLELSWGGKEPLTVKGEERTFLLDGDEVVITGTAPGANGSRIGFGEVRGRVLPAK; via the coding sequence ATGACCACGATCGACATCCCCGCAGGCTCGCTGTTCGGGATCGACAACCTGCCGTACGGCATGTTTTCCGTCGACGGTGCGTCCCCGCGCGTCGGCGTGCGCGTCGGTGACTCCGTCCTCGACCTGGCCGTGGCGCTCGGTGACGACGTCTTCGCCGCGCCGACGCTGAACCCGTTCATGGCGCAGGGACACGACCGCTGGGTGGCGGTCCGGGAGCGGATCCGCGACCTGGTCGACGGCGAGGTCCCCGGCGACGCGGTCCACGCGATCGAACGGGTGACCCTCCACTTGCCGATCGAGGTCGCGGACTACGTCGACTTCTACGCCTCCGAGCACCACGCCTCCAACGTCGGCCGGTTGTTCCGTCCCGACGCCGAACCGTTGCTGCCCAACTGGAAACACCTCCCGGTCGGCTACCACGGACGGTCCGGCACCGTTTTGGCCTCCGGTACGGACATCGTGCGCCCGAGCGGCCAGCGCAAGGCCCCCGCCGACCGGGCGCCGGTGTTCGGGCCGAGCACGCGGCTGGACATCGAGGCCGAGATGGGGTTCATCGTCGGCACCGGAACCCCGCTGAACGCTCCGATCACACCGGATGCCTTCCCCCGCCACGTTTTCGGCGCCGTCCTGCTGAACGACTGGTCGGCCCGCGACATCCAGGCGTGGGAATACGTCCCGCTGGGCCCGCACCTCGGCAAGAGCTTCGCGACGTCGATCTCTCCTTGGGTGGTGCCGATCCTGGCGCTGGAGGCCGCGCGGGTCCCGCTGCCCGGCCAGACGGATCCGGAGCCGCTGCCCTACCTGAGGGAGAGTGACTCGTGGGGCCTCGACATCGACCTGGTCGTCGAATGGAACGGCGAGGAGGTCAGCCGCCCGCCCTTCCGCGAGATGTACTGGTCGCCCGCGCAGATGCTCGCCCACTTGACGGTCAACGGCGCCTCCTCGCGCACGGGCGACCTCTACGGCTCCGGCACCATCTCCGGGCCGGAGAAACGCCAGCGTGGCGCGTTCCTCGAATTGTCCTGGGGCGGCAAGGAACCGCTCACGGTCAAGGGGGAGGAGCGCACCTTCCTGCTGGACGGCGACGAGGTCGTGATCACCGGGACCGCCCCCGGCGCGAACGGCTCGCGGATCGGGTTCGGCGAGGTGCGGGGACGCGTGTTGCCGGCGAAGTGA
- a CDS encoding MarR family transcriptional regulator, producing the protein MDAVDAAGLDFWSFVALANRRLAQEYGFRHQLATEVLLTLNRASDLVTYDLEAAVHRPRGRSWSAFRLLFVVWLAGPLEPTGAARLTGMSRAAVSNLVKTLVADGMLHRVPDERDGRSVQLSLTEAGHEEMVSVFREHNEREFGWTNALTETEQRILVLLLGKLITSRAEFGARSRK; encoded by the coding sequence ATGGACGCTGTGGATGCGGCCGGGCTCGACTTCTGGTCGTTCGTGGCGCTGGCGAACCGGCGGCTCGCGCAGGAGTACGGCTTCCGGCACCAGCTCGCGACCGAGGTGCTGCTGACCCTCAATCGCGCCTCCGACCTGGTGACCTACGATCTCGAAGCCGCGGTGCACCGGCCACGTGGCCGGTCGTGGTCGGCGTTCCGGCTGCTGTTCGTGGTCTGGCTGGCCGGACCGCTCGAACCGACCGGCGCGGCCCGGCTGACCGGGATGAGCCGGGCGGCGGTGTCGAATCTGGTCAAGACGCTGGTCGCGGACGGGATGCTCCACCGGGTCCCGGACGAGCGCGACGGCCGTTCGGTGCAACTGTCGCTGACCGAGGCCGGGCACGAGGAGATGGTCTCGGTCTTCCGCGAGCACAACGAGCGCGAATTCGGCTGGACGAACGCGCTGACCGAGACCGAACAGCGCATCCTCGTCCTGCTGCTGGGCAAGCTGATCACGAGCCGCGCCGAATTCGGCGCCCGGAGCCGCAAGTAG
- a CDS encoding urea carboxylase-associated family protein — MNRTQVPSGTARAVRVAAGDLVRVVDVEGGQVGDVFAFTDTGAELAEQHSAAHTRAGIDRLFPVVGESFLTDLRRPILTLVEDTSPGEHDMLVPACDPARYAALGAPGHRSCAGNLREALGEAGLGFPGPTPQPINVFMRVPVGEGGHLSWLTASSRPGDAVTLRAELDCVVVVSACPQDLVRISDAGLTPLAIETIPFGGTPS, encoded by the coding sequence ATGAACAGAACGCAAGTGCCCTCGGGCACCGCCAGGGCCGTCCGGGTGGCCGCCGGAGATCTCGTCCGGGTGGTCGACGTCGAAGGAGGCCAGGTCGGCGACGTGTTCGCGTTCACCGACACCGGGGCCGAACTGGCCGAACAGCACAGCGCGGCGCACACCCGCGCCGGGATCGACCGGCTGTTCCCCGTGGTCGGCGAGTCCTTCCTGACCGACCTGCGCCGCCCGATCCTGACCTTGGTCGAAGACACCTCACCCGGCGAGCACGACATGCTCGTCCCGGCCTGCGACCCGGCCCGGTACGCCGCGCTGGGCGCGCCGGGCCACCGGTCCTGCGCCGGGAACCTGCGGGAGGCGCTGGGCGAAGCCGGCCTGGGTTTCCCGGGTCCGACGCCGCAGCCGATCAACGTCTTCATGCGCGTCCCGGTCGGCGAAGGGGGACACCTGAGCTGGTTGACCGCGTCTTCGCGGCCGGGCGACGCGGTGACCCTGCGTGCCGAACTCGACTGCGTCGTCGTGGTCTCCGCCTGCCCACAGGATCTCGTGCGCATCAGCGACGCCGGACTCACCCCGCTCGCCATCGAAACCATCCCCTTTGGAGGAACCCCGTCATGA
- a CDS encoding tRNA-dihydrouridine synthase, with protein MTTTVGHAHPALAPITLGGLALRNRYAVAPMTRVSASPDGTPTGEMADYYAEFARGGFGLVFSEGTYPDTAASQGYLDQPGLARDEHVAGWRVVTAGVRAAGGRMIAQLMHAGAISQGNPHGVPAVAPSAVQPRGKMMRAYGGSGPWPVPRELTTAGIDDVVDGFAAAAVRARQAGFDGVEVHAANGYLLDQFLTDYTNHRTDSYGGPVANRIRLTARVVTAVAEAVPELVTGVRLSQTKVNDFTYRWPGGRDDAEVIFAAIAEAGAQYLHIASEGRNWLETAKLADGGTITALARQVTGLPVIANGGMHDLTQAHEVLAVGHADLLSLGHGALANPDLPARVAAAQPLAEFDRAMVSPTVTVANARRWRESRQA; from the coding sequence ATGACCACGACCGTCGGACACGCCCACCCCGCGCTGGCCCCAATCACGCTCGGCGGCCTCGCGCTGCGCAACCGGTACGCCGTCGCCCCGATGACCCGCGTCTCCGCGAGCCCGGACGGCACCCCGACCGGCGAGATGGCCGACTACTACGCCGAATTCGCCCGCGGTGGCTTCGGGTTGGTGTTCAGCGAGGGCACCTACCCTGACACCGCGGCCAGCCAGGGCTACCTCGACCAGCCGGGACTCGCGCGGGACGAACACGTCGCGGGCTGGCGCGTGGTCACCGCCGGTGTACGCGCGGCGGGTGGGCGGATGATCGCCCAGCTCATGCACGCCGGGGCGATCTCCCAGGGAAATCCACACGGAGTCCCCGCCGTCGCTCCTTCGGCCGTCCAGCCGCGCGGGAAGATGATGCGCGCGTACGGCGGCTCCGGTCCTTGGCCGGTCCCCCGCGAGCTGACCACCGCCGGGATCGACGACGTCGTCGACGGTTTCGCGGCCGCGGCCGTGCGTGCCCGCCAGGCCGGGTTCGACGGCGTCGAGGTGCACGCGGCCAACGGTTATCTGCTCGACCAGTTCCTCACCGACTACACCAACCACCGCACGGACTCCTACGGCGGGCCGGTCGCGAACCGGATCCGGCTGACCGCGCGCGTCGTGACCGCGGTCGCCGAGGCCGTGCCGGAGCTGGTCACCGGCGTGCGGCTGTCGCAGACGAAGGTCAACGACTTCACCTATCGCTGGCCCGGCGGCCGCGACGACGCCGAGGTGATCTTCGCCGCGATCGCCGAGGCCGGCGCGCAGTACCTCCACATCGCCAGCGAGGGCCGGAACTGGCTCGAAACGGCGAAACTGGCCGACGGTGGCACCATCACCGCCCTCGCCCGGCAGGTCACCGGGCTGCCGGTGATCGCCAACGGCGGGATGCACGACCTCACCCAGGCGCACGAGGTCCTCGCCGTCGGGCACGCCGACCTGCTCTCACTCGGGCACGGCGCGCTGGCGAACCCCGATCTGCCCGCCCGCGTCGCCGCGGCGCAACCGCTGGCCGAGTTCGACCGGGCGATGGTCTCCCCGACGGTCACGGTGGCGAACGCGCGCCGCTGGCGGGAAAGTCGGCAAGCGTGA
- a CDS encoding polysaccharide deacetylase, whose protein sequence is MTEPSWHGGAAAVATLTFDVDAETPILARGRGYADHLSTMSHQAYGPRVGVPRILGLLDELAVPATFFVPGWVAEQRPGLAAAIVERGHEVAHHSYSHRPPTAMTAAEQRADFERGMAVFAEQGIEISGHRAAGWESTWDTPALVAEHGLSYDSSLMADDRPYLLETGAGRIAELPVHWSLDDWEQYAFLPAPEIGSVITSPVRVLELWRAELDAMRRYRCLFNLCLHPFLSGRPGRLAAVRALVEFGLGLGDVRFARCRDVAAAALADPGLPTESLRRLEIDPAVYPD, encoded by the coding sequence GTGACGGAACCAAGCTGGCACGGCGGCGCGGCCGCGGTGGCGACCCTGACCTTCGACGTGGACGCGGAAACCCCGATCCTCGCGCGAGGACGGGGTTACGCCGACCACCTGTCGACCATGTCCCATCAGGCGTACGGGCCCCGGGTCGGGGTGCCGCGCATCCTCGGCCTGCTCGACGAACTGGCCGTGCCCGCGACGTTCTTCGTGCCGGGCTGGGTCGCCGAACAGCGGCCCGGCCTCGCCGCCGCGATCGTGGAACGCGGGCACGAGGTGGCCCACCACTCCTACAGCCACCGGCCGCCGACCGCGATGACCGCGGCCGAACAGCGTGCCGATTTCGAGCGCGGCATGGCGGTCTTCGCCGAACAGGGCATCGAAATCAGCGGGCATCGCGCGGCGGGCTGGGAGTCCACTTGGGACACTCCGGCGCTGGTGGCGGAGCACGGGTTGAGCTACGACTCCTCGCTGATGGCCGACGACCGGCCGTATCTGCTCGAGACCGGGGCGGGCCGGATCGCGGAGCTGCCGGTGCACTGGTCGCTCGACGACTGGGAGCAGTACGCGTTCCTTCCCGCGCCGGAGATCGGCTCGGTGATCACCTCCCCGGTGCGGGTGCTGGAGCTGTGGCGCGCGGAACTCGACGCGATGCGCCGCTATCGCTGCCTGTTCAACCTGTGCCTGCACCCGTTCCTGTCGGGCAGGCCCGGACGGCTCGCCGCGGTGCGCGCGCTCGTCGAGTTCGGGCTCGGCCTCGGCGACGTCCGGTTCGCCCGGTGCCGGGACGTGGCGGCCGCGGCGCTGGCCGATCCCGGTCTGCCCACGGAATCGTTGCGGCGCCTGGAAATCGACCCGGCGGTCTATCCGGATTGA